A genomic stretch from Bradyrhizobium quebecense includes:
- a CDS encoding N-acyl amino acid synthase FeeM domain-containing protein gives MRSAAEAIKPATGRLADPLDQVDYRLAQTPEQKDEIYRLRYRAYLREGAIRPSADERVVDQFDDAPNAWVFGVYLHGELCSSIRITVVTPEWRSSPTLDVFGDVLLPKLDQGLVFIDSTRFVADPDKARNNPELPYVTVRLGSTAGVHFNADYGLAPVRPEHMAFYRRVFLHETWSEPRLYPGLVKPVGLMASHLPTVRERVLARYPFLRSSAFERRMLFDREGQLQPDGLVRPFERASIVPNP, from the coding sequence ATGAGGTCCGCGGCCGAGGCCATCAAGCCCGCGACAGGAAGGCTTGCGGACCCTCTCGATCAAGTCGACTACCGCCTCGCTCAGACCCCCGAACAGAAAGACGAGATTTACCGGCTTCGCTACCGCGCCTATCTGCGCGAAGGCGCGATCCGGCCCTCGGCGGACGAGCGCGTCGTCGATCAGTTCGATGATGCTCCGAATGCCTGGGTGTTCGGCGTCTATCTGCATGGCGAACTCTGCAGCTCGATTCGCATCACCGTGGTGACGCCGGAGTGGCGCTCTTCGCCAACGCTCGACGTGTTCGGCGACGTGCTGCTGCCGAAGCTCGATCAGGGTTTGGTCTTCATCGATTCGACGCGCTTCGTCGCGGACCCCGACAAGGCGCGGAACAATCCGGAACTGCCCTATGTCACGGTGCGGCTCGGCTCGACCGCGGGCGTGCATTTCAACGCCGATTACGGCCTGGCGCCGGTCCGGCCCGAGCACATGGCGTTCTACCGGCGTGTGTTCCTGCACGAGACCTGGTCGGAGCCGCGGCTCTACCCTGGGCTTGTGAAGCCGGTCGGGTTAATGGCGTCGCATCTGCCGACCGTGCGGGAACGTGTGCTCGCCCGCTATCCGTTCCTGCGCTCGAGCGCCTTCGAGCGGCGGATGCTGTTCGATCGGGAAGGCCAGTTGCAGCCCGACGGTCTTGTTCGGCCGTTCGAGCGCGCCTCGATCGTGCCGAATCCCTGA
- the pal gene encoding peptidoglycan-associated lipoprotein Pal → MKHQMRILQGMKLAAVLAVALSMGACANKNPLDANGAIGGAATPGSQQDFVVNVGDRVFFESDQTDLSPQATATLDKQAQWLQTYNRYSFTIEGHADERGTREYNIALGARRAQSVRAYLASRGIDPSRMRTISYGKERPVAVCNDISCWSQNRRAVTVLNASS, encoded by the coding sequence ATGAAACATCAGATGCGTATCCTCCAGGGTATGAAGCTGGCTGCGGTTCTGGCGGTGGCGTTGTCGATGGGTGCCTGCGCCAACAAGAACCCGCTGGACGCCAATGGCGCAATTGGGGGCGCCGCGACCCCGGGCAGCCAGCAGGATTTCGTGGTCAATGTCGGCGACCGTGTGTTCTTTGAGAGCGATCAGACCGATCTCAGCCCGCAGGCGACAGCGACCCTCGACAAGCAGGCGCAGTGGCTGCAGACATACAACCGTTATTCCTTCACCATCGAAGGTCATGCCGACGAGCGCGGCACGCGCGAATACAACATCGCGCTCGGTGCGCGCCGTGCCCAGTCGGTTCGCGCCTATCTCGCTTCGCGCGGCATCGATCCGAGCCGCATGCGCACCATCTCCTACGGCAAGGAGCGCCCGGTCGCGGTCTGTAACGACATCTCCTGCTGGTCGCAGAACCGCCGCGCCGTCACCGTGCTGAACGCCAGCTCCTGA
- the ybgF gene encoding tol-pal system protein YbgF, with amino-acid sequence MSSRLHFLSSAAAIAALFAVSAPAFAQSDDSDAEMRIERLENQLRQLTGQNEELQYRNRQLEERLRQLGGQPPGPNGQPPAAQPGVAAVPPAQQGYPQAQPGFAQPQQGYGQPQQGYGRQPQGGYDQQQIAAPAPIVQEPAAAAPGRRGRGDAFDPTQNPNAPGAPRVLGGGGQMPMQNDAAVGAPGGRGAGEPLDLGNTSPQRAPGASAALTTLPPSATPKDEFDLGIGYMQRKDYALAEETMKNFATKYPSDPLVADSQYWLGESYFQRQQYRDAAETFLGVTTKFDKSTKAPDALLRLGQSLAALKEKEAACAAFGEIARKYPRASGGVKAAVDREQKRVKC; translated from the coding sequence ATGTCATCCAGGCTACATTTTCTTTCTTCCGCCGCGGCGATCGCGGCGCTGTTCGCCGTTTCCGCACCAGCGTTTGCCCAATCCGACGATTCCGATGCCGAGATGCGGATCGAGCGGCTGGAGAACCAGCTGCGGCAGCTGACCGGGCAGAACGAGGAGCTGCAGTACCGCAACCGCCAGCTCGAGGAGCGCCTGCGCCAGCTTGGCGGCCAGCCGCCCGGCCCGAATGGACAGCCTCCGGCGGCCCAGCCCGGCGTCGCGGCGGTGCCGCCGGCGCAGCAGGGGTACCCGCAGGCGCAGCCCGGCTTCGCTCAGCCGCAGCAGGGGTATGGCCAGCCGCAGCAAGGATACGGCCGGCAGCCGCAGGGCGGCTATGACCAGCAGCAGATCGCAGCGCCCGCCCCGATCGTGCAGGAGCCGGCGGCGGCGGCTCCCGGCCGCCGCGGCCGCGGCGATGCCTTCGATCCGACCCAGAATCCGAATGCGCCCGGCGCTCCGCGCGTGCTCGGTGGCGGCGGCCAGATGCCGATGCAGAACGATGCGGCGGTCGGCGCGCCCGGCGGCCGCGGAGCGGGCGAGCCGCTCGATCTCGGCAACACGAGCCCGCAGCGGGCGCCCGGCGCGAGCGCGGCCCTGACCACGTTGCCGCCGTCGGCCACGCCGAAGGACGAGTTCGACCTCGGTATCGGCTACATGCAGCGCAAGGACTATGCGCTCGCCGAAGAGACGATGAAGAACTTCGCCACCAAGTATCCGAGCGATCCTTTGGTGGCGGATTCGCAATACTGGCTCGGCGAAAGCTATTTCCAGCGCCAGCAATATCGCGATGCTGCGGAAACCTTCCTCGGTGTGACCACCAAGTTCGACAAGTCCACGAAAGCGCCCGACGCGCTGCTGCGGCTCGGCCAGTCGCTGGCGGCGCTGAAGGAAAAGGAAGCCGCCTGCGCCGCATTCGGCGAGATCGCGCGGAAGTACCCGCGCGCGTCCGGCGGCGTCAAAGCTGCGGTTGACCGCGAGCAGAAGCGCGTGAAGTGCTAA
- the tilS gene encoding tRNA lysidine(34) synthetase TilS: MPDDQSAIPASDAKRLFAGLARAPAIVLAVSGGPDSVALMWLAARWRRALAQGPRLVAVTVDHGLRPEAAREARDVKRLARSLDLPHHTLRWSGHKPSTGVPAAAREARYGLLAQAARKHGATHILTAHTRDDQAETLLMRMLRGSGVAGLSAMARETERDGVMLTRPLLDISKAQLVATLKKAGIGFADDPTNRDPSFTRPRLRALMPLLAEEGGDARNLARLAARIARANAALEVLVDGAERYLALKSEDHFDAGFDAALFAVMPDEIRLRLLKRAIDRTGHEGPAELGKVETLLAAVDEAVNQPLRQRESKLKQTLAGAVISVASGRIRISPAPPRRARSR, encoded by the coding sequence ATGCCCGACGACCAATCCGCCATCCCGGCAAGCGACGCCAAGCGCCTGTTCGCAGGCCTGGCGCGTGCGCCAGCGATCGTGCTCGCGGTGTCGGGCGGTCCCGATTCCGTCGCGCTGATGTGGTTGGCCGCGCGCTGGCGCCGCGCGCTCGCGCAGGGACCGCGGCTGGTGGCGGTCACCGTCGATCACGGCCTGCGTCCTGAAGCGGCCCGCGAGGCCCGCGACGTCAAACGGCTGGCGCGAAGCCTCGACCTGCCGCATCACACATTGCGCTGGAGCGGGCACAAGCCCAGCACCGGCGTGCCGGCAGCCGCGCGCGAGGCGCGCTATGGCCTGCTCGCCCAAGCCGCGCGCAAGCACGGCGCGACGCATATCCTGACCGCGCACACCCGTGACGACCAGGCCGAGACGCTGTTGATGCGGATGCTGCGCGGCAGTGGCGTCGCGGGTCTCTCGGCGATGGCGCGCGAGACCGAGCGCGATGGCGTCATGCTGACGCGACCGTTGCTCGATATCTCGAAGGCGCAGTTGGTCGCGACGCTGAAGAAGGCGGGCATCGGTTTTGCCGACGATCCGACCAACCGCGATCCGTCCTTCACGCGGCCACGGCTGCGCGCGCTGATGCCGCTGCTGGCGGAGGAGGGCGGCGACGCGCGGAACCTGGCACGGCTCGCGGCGCGGATCGCGCGCGCCAACGCCGCGCTGGAGGTGTTGGTCGACGGCGCCGAGCGCTATCTTGCGTTGAAAAGCGAGGATCACTTCGATGCGGGCTTCGACGCGGCACTGTTCGCGGTGATGCCGGACGAAATCCGCCTCCGTCTGCTCAAGCGCGCCATCGATCGCACTGGACACGAGGGGCCGGCCGAACTCGGCAAGGTCGAAACCCTGCTCGCCGCGGTCGATGAGGCCGTCAATCAGCCCTTGCGACAACGCGAATCCAAGCTGAAACAGACGCTTGCCGGAGCGGTCATCAGTGTCGCCTCCGGCCGTATCAGGATCAGCCCGGCGCCGCCTCGCCGGGCCCGTTCCCGCTGA
- the ftsH gene encoding ATP-dependent zinc metalloprotease FtsH, whose protein sequence is MNANLRNFALWVIIVLLLLALFTLFQNPGQRSSSSDISFSQLLTEVDQGHVRDVVIQGPEIHGTFNNGTSFQTYAPSDPSLVKRLYDAKVQITAKAPGDNVPWFVSLLVSWLPFIALIGVWIFLSRQMQGGAGKAMGFGKSRAKMLTEAHGRVTFEDVAGVDEAKQDLQEIVEFLRDPGKFQRLGGRIPRGVLLVGPPGTGKTLIARAVAGEANVPFFTISGSDFVEMFVGVGASRVRDMFEQAKKNAPCIIFIDEIDAVGRHRGAGLGGGNDEREQTLNQLLVEMDGFEANEGVILIAATNRPDVLDPALLRPGRFDRQVVVPNPDVVGREQILKVHVRKVPLAPDINLKTIARGTPGFSGADLMNLVNEAALTAARRNKRMVTQAEFEEAKDKVMMGAERKSLVMTEEEKLLTAYHEGGHAIVGLNVVATDPIHKATIIPRGRALGMVMQLPERDKLSMSLEQMTSRLAIMMGGRVAEELIFGREKVTSGAASDIEQATRLARMMVTRWGLSEELGTVSYGENQDEVFLGMSVSRTQNASEATVQKIDSEIRRLVEEGYNEATKILTEKRQDLEALAKGLLEFETLTGDEIIDLLKGKKPNRESVLEPSTPRASAVPPAGKPRPRPDPDTGMEPQPQA, encoded by the coding sequence ATGAACGCCAATCTGCGGAATTTCGCCCTCTGGGTCATCATTGTCCTGCTGTTGCTGGCGTTGTTCACGCTTTTCCAGAATCCCGGCCAGCGCTCGTCGTCCTCGGACATCTCGTTCTCGCAGCTTCTCACCGAGGTCGATCAGGGCCATGTCCGCGACGTCGTGATTCAGGGGCCCGAGATTCACGGCACCTTCAACAACGGCACCAGCTTCCAGACCTACGCGCCGAGCGATCCGTCGCTCGTGAAGCGCCTCTATGACGCCAAGGTGCAGATCACCGCGAAGGCGCCCGGCGACAACGTGCCGTGGTTCGTCTCGCTGCTCGTCTCCTGGTTGCCGTTCATCGCGCTGATCGGCGTCTGGATCTTCCTGTCGCGGCAGATGCAGGGCGGCGCCGGCAAGGCGATGGGCTTTGGCAAGTCGCGTGCCAAGATGCTGACCGAGGCGCATGGCCGCGTCACCTTCGAGGACGTCGCGGGCGTCGACGAGGCCAAGCAGGATCTGCAGGAGATCGTCGAATTCCTCCGCGACCCCGGCAAGTTCCAGCGGCTGGGCGGACGCATTCCGCGCGGCGTGCTGCTGGTCGGCCCTCCCGGCACCGGCAAGACGCTGATCGCGCGCGCGGTGGCGGGTGAAGCCAACGTGCCGTTCTTCACGATCTCCGGTTCTGACTTCGTCGAAATGTTCGTCGGCGTCGGCGCGAGTCGTGTCCGCGACATGTTCGAGCAGGCCAAGAAGAACGCGCCCTGCATCATCTTCATCGACGAAATCGACGCGGTCGGCCGTCATCGCGGCGCCGGCCTCGGCGGCGGCAATGACGAGCGCGAGCAGACCCTGAACCAGCTGCTGGTCGAGATGGACGGCTTCGAGGCCAATGAAGGCGTGATCCTGATCGCGGCGACCAACCGTCCCGACGTGCTCGATCCCGCGCTGCTGCGTCCGGGCCGCTTCGACCGTCAGGTCGTCGTGCCGAATCCGGATGTCGTCGGCCGCGAGCAGATCCTCAAGGTTCACGTCCGCAAGGTGCCGCTGGCGCCGGATATCAACCTCAAGACCATCGCGCGCGGCACCCCGGGCTTCTCGGGCGCCGACCTGATGAACCTCGTCAACGAAGCTGCGCTGACCGCCGCCCGCCGCAACAAGCGGATGGTGACGCAGGCCGAGTTCGAAGAGGCCAAGGACAAGGTGATGATGGGCGCCGAGCGCAAGTCGCTCGTCATGACCGAGGAAGAGAAGTTGCTGACGGCCTATCACGAGGGCGGCCACGCCATCGTCGGCCTCAATGTCGTCGCGACCGATCCGATCCACAAGGCGACCATCATTCCGCGCGGCCGTGCACTGGGCATGGTGATGCAGTTGCCGGAGCGCGACAAGCTGTCGATGTCGCTGGAGCAGATGACCTCGCGCCTCGCCATCATGATGGGTGGCCGTGTCGCGGAAGAGCTGATCTTCGGCCGCGAGAAGGTGACCTCGGGTGCCGCCTCCGACATCGAGCAGGCGACCCGCCTGGCCCGCATGATGGTGACGCGCTGGGGCCTCTCGGAAGAGCTCGGCACCGTGTCCTATGGCGAGAACCAGGACGAGGTGTTCCTGGGCATGTCGGTCTCGCGCACCCAGAATGCGTCCGAGGCGACGGTCCAGAAGATCGACTCCGAGATCCGGCGTCTGGTCGAGGAAGGCTACAACGAGGCGACCAAGATCCTCACCGAGAAGCGCCAAGACCTCGAGGCGCTCGCCAAGGGCCTGCTCGAGTTCGAGACGCTGACCGGCGACGAGATCATCGACCTGCTGAAGGGCAAGAAGCCCAACCGCGAGTCGGTGCTGGAGCCGTCGACGCCGCGCGCCTCCGCCGTGCCGCCGGCCGGCAAGCCCCGCCCGCGTCCCGATCCGGACACCGGCATGGAGCCGCAGCCGCAGGCGTAA
- a CDS encoding DUF3052 domain-containing protein, with amino-acid sequence MAGPSGKPIVQKLGLKPGFCIFVDGLSVPYGDIVGGLPADLRIAKTVRAPLDAVHLFAAEAKGLAAKLRRYREAIAPRGMIWVSWPKKSSGVATDLDDRAVRAAGLASGLVDIKVCAVDAVWSGLKFVIPVKERGKR; translated from the coding sequence ATGGCCGGCCCTTCCGGCAAACCGATTGTGCAAAAGCTCGGCCTCAAGCCGGGCTTTTGTATTTTTGTCGACGGATTGTCCGTTCCCTATGGCGACATCGTCGGCGGGCTGCCTGCCGATCTGCGGATCGCGAAGACCGTGCGGGCGCCGCTCGATGCCGTGCATCTGTTCGCGGCCGAGGCCAAGGGGCTCGCCGCCAAGCTGCGGCGTTACCGCGAGGCGATCGCACCTCGCGGCATGATCTGGGTGTCGTGGCCGAAGAAGAGCTCGGGTGTTGCGACCGATCTTGACGACAGGGCGGTGCGCGCGGCGGGGCTTGCGTCCGGCCTGGTCGACATCAAGGTCTGCGCCGTCGATGCGGTGTGGTCGGGGCTGAAATTCGTGATCCCGGTCAAAGAGCGCGGCAAGCGCTGA
- a CDS encoding LysR family transcriptional regulator, producing MAKASNWEARIGRRIRLHDLHAFATVIQSGSISKAAVKLGVTQSAISQMVADLEATLQVRLLDRSTRGVASTVFGDVLLRRSRAALDELRQGMEEISFLSNQTTGEVRVGCPESISSAVLPRIANLFFRQYPRAVLDFEHINLGRLSLLLDRKIDLVIARGNRSFGAPEIPDEVDVRTLFEDELVVAAGPNNRWFNRRKIELADIVHERWILTEPGIWNHSVVTEAFAAQGLEVPNISMRTLSVHMRTQLIATGDFITTLPRSVLHLYAERYSLRALPVDLPARPWPVSIITLKNRSLSPIVHRFIRCAEGVAKEMDARPRLRQSR from the coding sequence ATGGCAAAGGCCTCCAACTGGGAAGCTCGCATCGGCCGGCGCATACGTCTGCACGACCTGCACGCGTTCGCGACCGTGATTCAATCTGGGAGTATATCCAAGGCGGCTGTGAAGCTCGGCGTTACCCAGTCGGCGATATCGCAGATGGTTGCGGATCTCGAAGCCACCCTGCAGGTTCGACTGCTCGACCGCAGCACCCGTGGTGTCGCATCCACGGTGTTTGGGGACGTTCTCCTCCGACGGAGCCGCGCGGCCCTCGACGAGTTGCGTCAAGGAATGGAGGAAATTTCATTCCTCAGCAATCAAACGACGGGTGAGGTGCGCGTCGGTTGTCCCGAGTCCATTTCGTCTGCCGTGTTGCCGCGGATCGCCAATCTGTTCTTCCGGCAATACCCGCGCGCCGTTCTTGACTTCGAGCACATTAATCTCGGTCGGCTGTCGCTTCTCCTCGACCGCAAGATCGACCTCGTGATCGCCCGGGGCAACCGCAGTTTTGGCGCGCCGGAGATTCCAGATGAAGTCGATGTCAGAACACTGTTCGAGGACGAGCTTGTTGTCGCCGCAGGGCCGAACAACCGCTGGTTCAATCGTCGCAAAATTGAACTTGCCGACATCGTTCACGAACGCTGGATCCTGACCGAGCCAGGGATATGGAATCACTCGGTGGTCACGGAGGCCTTCGCGGCACAAGGACTTGAGGTGCCCAACATCAGCATGCGAACGCTCTCGGTGCATATGCGGACCCAACTGATCGCGACGGGGGATTTCATCACCACATTGCCGCGCTCGGTATTGCACCTGTACGCCGAACGCTATTCGCTAAGAGCGCTGCCGGTCGACCTCCCCGCCCGACCGTGGCCTGTGTCAATCATCACCCTGAAGAACCGTTCATTGAGTCCGATCGTGCACCGCTTCATCCGGTGCGCCGAGGGCGTCGCAAAGGAGATGGATGCCCGGCCGCGCTTGCGCCAGTCGCGTTAG
- a CDS encoding MOSC domain-containing protein — translation MASVVGLFVASAIGQPMQTCTSVRAFAGRGLEGDRYERGEGSYSKLPRVAARHVSLIACEAIEAANRELVQRGLIPFEVNETRRNIVVDGIDVYGLLGKEFRIGAVRLRGSEPTRPCHLPSAVTGKMGFAEAYRDRGGVRAEVLSGGIISIGDLIQTD, via the coding sequence ATGGCGAGCGTTGTTGGTCTGTTTGTCGCCTCCGCCATTGGACAGCCCATGCAGACGTGCACCTCAGTGCGGGCTTTTGCCGGTCGCGGGCTGGAAGGGGATCGATACGAACGTGGTGAGGGCTCTTACTCGAAATTGCCGCGCGTGGCAGCACGCCATGTTTCCCTGATCGCCTGCGAAGCCATCGAGGCCGCAAATAGAGAGTTGGTCCAGCGCGGTCTCATTCCCTTCGAAGTGAATGAAACGCGACGTAACATCGTCGTCGACGGTATCGACGTCTATGGATTGCTGGGCAAGGAATTCCGCATCGGCGCCGTGCGCCTGCGCGGCTCCGAACCGACAAGGCCATGCCATCTCCCGTCCGCAGTCACTGGCAAGATGGGATTTGCGGAGGCTTATCGCGATCGAGGCGGCGTGCGGGCCGAGGTTCTCTCGGGTGGAATTATTTCGATCGGCGACCTCATTCAAACGGATTAA